Genomic DNA from Deltaproteobacteria bacterium:
ACCTATCGGATTGCCCTGCTCTGCGCTGAAAAAGACCCCATCACCTGCCACCGGATGATTCTGGTCTGCCGCCACTTGCGGCCGCACCTTCCGGTAATCAGGCATATTCTTGAAGATGGAAAGGCCGAGGAAAACCCCCAGACCGAGCGCCGGCTCAGGCAGTCTCTCGGTATACAGGAGAACCATCTCTTTGCCACCCTGGAAGAATTGACCGAAGAGGCCTACGATATCCAGGGAAAACGCATTGCCTACGAGGAAAAGGCCCACGAGGAGAAGAAAGATGAGTGAAACCCGGCTCTATACCATCGGCTTTACTAAAAAGAGTGCCGAGGAGTTTTTTGCCGTCCTCAAAAAGGCAGGAATCAGGCGGCTCATAGACGTCAGACTCAACAACGTCTCCCAGTTGGCCGGTTTTGCCAAGAGGGATGATCTGGCCTATTTCCTGAGGGCCATCTGCGATATTGAGTATCTGGCCCGTCCCGATTGGGCGCCCACCCAGGACTTGCTGGACCGGTACCGGAAGAAATCCATTGGATGGGATGCATACGTGCCTGAATTCGGGGAAATCATTAAAGGGCGCAGAATCGAAAGGACCATCGACCGGGCCATGCTCGACCGGGCCTGCCTGCTCTGCTCCGAGCCCACGGCAGAACAATGCCATCGACGCCTGATAGCCGAATATTTGCGGGACCGGCTGGGGGACCTCATCTTATGCCACCTCTGACCCGGATTATCTGTTTAGCCAATTCCCGAAAACACGGTGCTTACTGCCTGGCGGGTGTCCGGGCCGATACCGGCCAATGGATACGTCCGGTATCCGGCCTGGAGGATGGCCGCCTGGAGCGCTCCATGTTTAAAACCGGCGGACCAATCCCGAAACTGGGCCAGGTGATCGAGATCCCCCTGGACTCCGGGGGACCTGATTTCGGATTTGAAATGGAGAACCGGTCGATCCTTCCCGGCTCATGGCATCTCGCCGGATCGGTCTCGGCCGCTGACCTTCTTCCCTTCTGCGTCCGTGAACGCTTCATCCTGCACAACAGCGAAGCCTACGTGACGGTGGAGTATCTCCGGTCCATTCCCTTTAAGGAACGCCGCACCCTTCAATTAGTGGAAGCCTTCGAATTTCAGATCTTCGATATGGGTCCGAGCATTCAAGGCGGCCGGAAGTGGGACGGTTCCTTTGTCTCCCGATCCGGGGAGCGACTGCGGACGCGCATTACCGACCCGATGCTGGTGGAGAAGCTGGAAACCGGATATCAACCAGGACCGCACTGTCTGATTACGGTGAGCCTCAGTATGCCCTTTCGCCCAAAGGGCTGGCCGGGAGAAGGGAATCCCTGTTGGAAGCTCCTTGCCGGTGTCATCGAATTTCTTCCCGGCCGGTGGGCGCAAAAAGGGGAGGCCGTTCCTCCTGCTGCCGGATCGCACCCCGATCTAAAAAAATATGGAGGCCCAGCCATTGACGATAGCCGGGTGATGGCGGTCCTTAAGAAAGTTTTCGGCTTTGATTCATTCAGGCCCCTTCAGCAAGAAGTGGTCCGGGCGATTCTTGATGGTCGGGATTGCTTCGTGGTCATGCCCACCGGCGGCGGTAAATCACTCTGTTTTCAACTGCCGGCCCATTTGCTGCCCGGAACCTGCTTAGTCATCAGTCCCTTGATTTCCCTGATGAAGGACCAGGTTGATGCCGCCCGGGGGAATGGACTGCGGGCCGCTTTCCTCAATAGCTCCCAAGCCGATCAGGAGCGGCTGAAGGTCTTAAGTGAGCTTATGGCCGGCCGGCTCGACCTG
This window encodes:
- a CDS encoding DUF488 domain-containing protein: MSETRLYTIGFTKKSAEEFFAVLKKAGIRRLIDVRLNNVSQLAGFAKRDDLAYFLRAICDIEYLARPDWAPTQDLLDRYRKKSIGWDAYVPEFGEIIKGRRIERTIDRAMLDRACLLCSEPTAEQCHRRLIAEYLRDRLGDLILCHL